A single Lancefieldella parvula DSM 20469 DNA region contains:
- the rfbD gene encoding dTDP-4-dehydrorhamnose reductase — MHVLITGAHGQLGNELKRLFESGVSEIGPIPEVFVEPDVDYTDADELDITSSEAVSAWFDQHERYDVVINCAAATNVDGCESNFEAAFAVNALGPMNLARACSATQTKLVQVSTDYVFSGKESTPRTEQDAPYPVSAYGRSKLAGEGLALAANPRTFVVRTAWLYGYVGKNFVATMRTLGAKYPEISVVDDQVGNPTSANDLAHAILCIAATENYGIYHATNEGTCSWADFAEAIMAGSNLDCKVTRVTSAQWKELHPESASRPAYSSLVNGHLESTIGNCMRPWQEALATYLSKVERG; from the coding sequence ATGCACGTTCTTATCACTGGTGCACATGGCCAGTTAGGCAACGAGCTCAAACGTCTTTTTGAATCCGGTGTCTCTGAGATTGGTCCAATTCCAGAGGTTTTTGTTGAACCAGATGTTGATTATACTGATGCTGATGAACTTGATATTACCAGTTCAGAGGCAGTAAGCGCGTGGTTTGACCAGCATGAACGCTATGACGTTGTTATTAACTGTGCCGCCGCAACAAACGTAGATGGTTGTGAAAGTAATTTTGAGGCAGCGTTTGCGGTAAATGCACTTGGTCCTATGAATCTTGCACGAGCTTGTAGCGCTACGCAGACAAAGCTTGTTCAGGTTTCCACTGATTATGTGTTTAGCGGCAAAGAAAGCACTCCTCGTACAGAACAAGATGCTCCTTATCCTGTTTCTGCATATGGTCGATCTAAATTAGCGGGAGAAGGACTTGCGCTTGCGGCAAATCCCCGAACATTTGTGGTGAGAACTGCATGGCTTTATGGCTATGTTGGCAAGAACTTTGTGGCAACCATGCGCACCCTAGGCGCCAAGTATCCAGAGATTAGTGTTGTTGATGATCAGGTAGGTAACCCTACCAGCGCAAATGATCTGGCTCACGCAATTTTGTGTATTGCGGCCACTGAGAACTATGGCATCTACCACGCTACTAATGAGGGAACGTGTTCGTGGGCTGATTTTGCAGAGGCTATTATGGCTGGCAGCAATCTTGACTGTAAGGTTACCAGAGTAACCTCTGCTCAGTGGAAAGAGCTGCACCCAGAAAGTGCTTCTCGCCCTGCATATTCATCTTTGGTAAACGGA